From the Sphingobacteruim zhuxiongii genome, the window TTATCGCTACTGAACTTTGGCCGTATAAAAAACAATATTAGCAAGTCAGAATCCTTAGCGAAAGCATCCAAAGAGGACCTGGAACTGTTAAAAAGAAATACCCGAATTCAGGTGGCGCAGAGCTTTCTACAGGTGTTATTGCAGCAAGAGATCGCTCGTCTTGTGGATTCCTCAGCGATGTTTTCCGCACTGCAGATGCAGAAAATTCAGAAATCAACCGATTTGGGCGTAAGCCCTATGTCTGTTCTGTATGAAGCGAAAGCCAATCATAGTCGCGATGTTCAAAAGCAGGCTAGCGCATTGCAGGAAATAGAAAAAGCTATGCTCGCTTTGCGGCATGCGATGAATTTAGAAGACGATAGACAAATAGCAATTGACACCAGCTTGTACTTGCTTAAACAGTTATCTCTAAGTCCTCAAGAAGAAAGCCAGCTAAGCAGTCATCTATGGGATGAGCATCCTTTAATACGGAAATATCAGTTCTTAAATGACGCTATGCTTGCGGATGCTAAGTCAATTCGTGCGAATCTGTATCCAAGTGTCGATTTATCTGTGAATGTTGGAAGTTTCTATTTTAATAACTTGACGACAGGCATGGGGAAACTACCATTTGTCAATCAACTTCAGAACAACTTCTCTCAACAAGTCACTCTCGCTCTGAATATTCCGATCTACAATAGAAATGCGGTGAAGCATAATCTGCAGAAGAACAGCAATCAGATTTTGCAAAACGCAGAGCAATTGGCACTCAACCAACAGCAGTTTAAACAGGAAATGCAGAGCTATCTGTTAAATTATCGGAATTTTGAGAAGCAATTAAACTTGAGCAATGAAGCCCTAGCAAATACGCGCTTAGCTTTTGCGATTAGTCAGAAGAGCTTTGATGCCGGTAAAATTAGTATTTACGACCTCAATAGCTCGCGCGCCAATCTATTAAACGCGGAAAGCGAGATGATACAAGTACGGTACAATCTTGTGTTCTCCAAACTATTGCTGATGATGATGGCCAAGGGGGATCTTACACACTAATCAGTTTGATGCAATAGATACTGTAAATATCCCTTCGTGATTACATAAGCGAAAATCATTAGATTTTTTCTTAAATTGCAATCTAGCTAATACACCTAAATAACCTAGAAGCAAGAAATTTCAGATGAGCGGGCTTAATGAACATGATTTTGAGGAAATTTTTGACCAATATTTCGATTTAATCTACGCTGGGTTTTTCCGACGCTGTAAGTCTCATGAAACCAGCCAAGACCTTACACAAATTACTTTTATTAAACTTTGGACGTATCGAGAGACCGTTGATCCAGAAATTCCTATACGTATCCAATTGTTGCGTAAAGCAAAACTTGTATTCATCGATTGGCTCAGACAGGAGGCCTATGTCCGCGAGCGTAAAAAGGAACTTAAAATTGAAGAATTAACCCAACTCAATGAACTCAATTTTGAACTTCGAGACCAATTAGAGAAGGCTTTAGAGCAACTCCCAGAAGTTGGTAAGCGCGTATTTAAACTGGCGTATATCGATGGCTACAAAACCAAGGATATCGCTGCTGAGCTTAATATCTCTGTGCGTACAGTGGAGAATCATTTGTATAGATCAGTAAAAAAGCTGCGTAAAATTCTTTGCCTAATCATCATCTATCAACATATTCAATAATTTTTTTCATGGCAGTGAGTAGTTTTAGTGGTTCAAACGAACTTACTTAAAAACAACCGAACCTTGAACCGACCTGACCTAGATAAATTCTTAAATAATCAGTGCTCTTTTGAAGAGGCTAAGGCTATAGTAGATGATATTTTAGCCAATCGAATTTCTATCGATGAGATTGACCTGTTCGACCAAGTCTCAGAAGCAGATCTAGAAGCAGTAGACTATGCTTTCAAGCGCAGACTACAAGGGGAGTATTTCCCAAGACGCAAGTATGCCTTGCTATATCGAACTTGTCGCATTGCTGCCGCCGCAGTACTGTTGATGTGCTTTACAGTCCCGCAAATCGAACAGGAGCAGCCTCAGTATTCATTAGCCGCAAAAACAACCCTATTTAATACGCATGCTTTTCCTGTCCAGGCGATCTTACCGGACTCATCGAGTATCGTCTTAAGAGCCAATGCACAGATTTCTTATGCGACAAATTTTATAAAGAACCGACAGATCAAACAGACGCAGGGTTCGGTGAGCTATACGGTCACGAAAGACCCGCAACACCCATTTCAAGTGGTGTTCAATGAAGTGTCGACAACTGCAATAGGAACAGTCTTTAGCATAGAGCAGCCTACAAATTATCGAGCTAAAATCTCTCTACATGAAGGGAAAGTCTTAGTTCGCGATATTGCGGGAAAACGAACCGGCGATATCTACTTGAATCCGGGACAATCACTCATTATTG encodes:
- a CDS encoding TolC family protein, which gives rise to MVRFIVMLYFFICALLESFPSFAQEQWSLQQCMDYAVERNGSVALSRLDVDSKAIDIQMAKSERLPNLNGFSNISSNFGQSQDIFGNNARNDNFSSTLGVGSSLSLLNFGRIKNNISKSESLAKASKEDLELLKRNTRIQVAQSFLQVLLQQEIARLVDSSAMFSALQMQKIQKSTDLGVSPMSVLYEAKANHSRDVQKQASALQEIEKAMLALRHAMNLEDDRQIAIDTSLYLLKQLSLSPQEESQLSSHLWDEHPLIRKYQFLNDAMLADAKSIRANLYPSVDLSVNVGSFYFNNLTTGMGKLPFVNQLQNNFSQQVTLALNIPIYNRNAVKHNLQKNSNQILQNAEQLALNQQQFKQEMQSYLLNYRNFEKQLNLSNEALANTRLAFAISQKSFDAGKISIYDLNSSRANLLNAESEMIQVRYNLVFSKLLLMMMAKGDLTH
- a CDS encoding FecR family protein, encoding MNRPDLDKFLNNQCSFEEAKAIVDDILANRISIDEIDLFDQVSEADLEAVDYAFKRRLQGEYFPRRKYALLYRTCRIAAAAVLLMCFTVPQIEQEQPQYSLAAKTTLFNTHAFPVQAILPDSSSIVLRANAQISYATNFIKNRQIKQTQGSVSYTVTKDPQHPFQVVFNEVSTTAIGTVFSIEQPTNYRAKISLHEGKVLVRDIAGKRTGDIYLNPGQSLIIDAEFATRFLSSNKKSKLPNWNMKSTSVKLSSSPNLQWTNDHVGFQKVGAREVFNIIEQLFDIKIIVNEDDIMSNSFTGSIYRKDNLATLLKNIAVLMDITYAIENDVIIISKGKEDRL
- a CDS encoding RNA polymerase sigma factor: MSGLNEHDFEEIFDQYFDLIYAGFFRRCKSHETSQDLTQITFIKLWTYRETVDPEIPIRIQLLRKAKLVFIDWLRQEAYVRERKKELKIEELTQLNELNFELRDQLEKALEQLPEVGKRVFKLAYIDGYKTKDIAAELNISVRTVENHLYRSVKKLRKILCLIIIYQHIQ